A stretch of Linepithema humile isolate Giens D197 chromosome 3, Lhum_UNIL_v1.0, whole genome shotgun sequence DNA encodes these proteins:
- the LOC105668748 gene encoding probable methyltransferase-like protein 15 homolog codes for MIRITFTHFVNKFVKKKCFSSETCALLASINLSCSANVRRYSLKYDVCTNENFHVPVMAQEVLAHMNPSPGETYIDMTFGAGGHTIKLLEHTPDIKIFALDRDPAAHEFAKQLSQKYPGKIIPLLGRFSELPQLLQQHNVEKNSIDGFLFDFGCSSMQFDVANRGFSLSKNGPLDMRMDGFRYPEQPTAADVLERATEEDLARIIKYYGEEKRAKKIARAIVEARYRFRKLETTKELAQLIESALDGEIRRDSLGRFSHSATKTFQALRIFVNNELNEINYAVLLASIYLKLSGRLITISFHSLEDIVIKRHLSGNIIDNMANTIALKYASRGKVFDKNECEQLTQSSWKMMHKHVLTPTAEEIERNPRSRSAKLRAIVKVK; via the coding sequence ATGATTAGAATTACATTCACACACTTTGTAAATaagtttgttaaaaagaaatgttttagtAGTGAAACATGTGCATTATTGGCAAGCATTAACTTGTCATGTTCTGCTAATGTGAGAAGATATAGTTTAAAATACGATGTTTGCactaatgaaaattttcacgTACCGGTTATGGCACAGGAAGTATTGGCACATATGAATCCATCACCAGGCGAGACATATATAGACATGACATTTGGTGCTGGTGGACACACCATTAAACTTTTAGAACATACACCGgatataaagatatttgcaTTAGATAGAGATCCTGCAGCACACGAATTTGCTAAACAGTTATCACAGAAATATCCAGGGAAAATAATTCCTTTGCTAGGTAGATTTTCGGAATTACCACAGTTACTTCAACAACACAATGTTGAGAAAAATAGCATAGATGGCTTTCTGTTCGATTTTGGTTGCTCATCAATGCAATTTGATGTGGCAAATAGAGGTTTCTCCTTATCCAAAAATGGACCGTTAGATATGAGGATGGATGGATTTCGGTATCCAGAACAGCCTACTGCCGCGGACGTATTAGAGAGAGCAACAGAGGAAGATCTGGCTcgtatcataaaatattatgggGAGGAGAAGCGTGCTAAGAAAATCGCACGCGCTATTGTCGAGGCTAGATATAGATTTAGAAAATTAGAGACTACGAAGGAACTGGCTCAGCTAATCGAGTCCGCTTTAGATGGTGAAATCAGAAGGGACAGTCTTGGTAGATTTTCGCACAGCGCCACAAAAACATTTCAAGCACTTAGGATTTTTGTCAATAACGAATTAAACGAAATTAATTACGCTGTACTTCTTGCGTCAATATACTTGAAACTGTCCGGTCGTTTAATAACGATTTCTTTTCACTCGCTCGAAGATATTGTAATTAAGAGACATCTCTCTGGAAACATAATAGATAATATGGCCAATACCATAGCGTTAAAGTATGCGAGTCGTGGTAAAGTTTTTGATAAGAACGAATGCGAACAGTTAACACAATCGTCGTGGAAAATGATGCATAAGCATGTTCTCACACCTACAGCTGAGGAAATCGAAAGAAACCCGAGATCACGATCGGCGAAACTCCGTGCTAtcgttaaagtaaaataa
- the LOC105668834 gene encoding zinc finger protein 345-like, whose translation MDEFLYTICKNTKTDANDTLICNVCGVQLEEREYIFDEVSQKEKLIITLPTKILLEADSEYICWDCHERINNYYEFAQNIVLNSKKKYNTAGINSAGINSAGINSLLVVDENHKIEITAISNLYSDMIYTCPNCNINLKILVKNNPEGCYYPFHISLIVVDQTEKLILEKNAQACEDTTELVKGICRNKLNVEDKLNNLSLCNDIAKDITNHNEQNIDKMQDSSPMLQEDINNHDFIQNVSEHSKENLNTAHINLLEDNENEKIEMMTLSKLYSDVIYTCPKCNIDLMILIRSNHEDDCNYTFQISLVIVNIQSSIQDEAYKGDTMELVNGAYRKESNVENELQESLLNQEIASDIIHEKPSTNKICGTLPVSQKGITFQKRKILHQKGRKKKIRKNKKTTAKDICTKEKDYKMDTNETSANEATNAAEKEESAVNCSLCGESITIDLDPDAINDLITCAACEDSTLSLMVDGYEAKAISRRQYQCSMCPKRFIRKERLEFHEMRHNENMNEFVCSTCNNEFSAENSLYEHYLFVHKGARPHICELCGKSYQIKARLKEHLRTHTGEKPYQCNVCGLRCMTVNALKGHRKSHFSNNRHICNICNKSYSKKQNMNEHLEKHWKMDKNISLPRLFTCPLCNEGLPTYRLLKNHMSELHQIGRKDPLVTSQQPLHECNECNEKFKHQMSLKAHKEKVHEGRTNPTFECDICKATFRIKQMLITHIKNKHGGEKRYKCAQCGKGFSGTKSLYNHILLHTGRKPYSCEYCDMSFRRKDSRDLHRRKHTNEQPFQCQDCDQSFSTYNNRSKHRKKEHGEGITEKCPECREKYNSQQEVRIHLNKHLGEKLNELLRITRCVSRTGVK comes from the exons atggatgaatttttgtatacaatttgtaaaaataccaAAACGGATGCAAATGATACATTAATATGTAATGTTTGTGGTGTTCAACTTGAAgaaagagaatatatttttgatgagGTATcgcagaaagaaaaattaatcatcaCGTTACCAACCAAG atCTTACTAGAGGCTGATTCTGAATACATATGTTGGGACTGTcatgaaagaattaataattattatgaattcgctcaaaatattgttttaaattctaagaaaaaatataatacagcaGGAATCAACTCAGCAGGAATCAACTCAGCAGGAATCAACTCTTTACTTGTAGTTGatgaaaatcataaaatagaaataacagCAATTTCAAATCTCTATAGTGACATGATATATACATGTCCAAATTGCaacataaatctaaaaatcttAGTAAAGAATAATCCTGAAGGTTGTTATTATCCGTTCCATATTTCATTGATTGTTGTAGATCAAACGGAAAAATtgatattggaaaaaaatgcaCAAGCGTGTGAAGATACAACGGAGCTCGTTAAAGGaatttgtagaaataaattaaacgtaGAAGACAAATTGAATAACTTATCATTATGTAATGATATTGCCAAAGACATTACTAACcataatgaacaaaatattgataaaatgcaAGACAGCTCGCCAATGTTACAAGAAGACATCAACAATCATGACTTTATTCAAAATGTTTCAGAACACTCaaaagaaaatcttaatacagcacatattaatttacttgaaGATAAtgagaatgaaaaaatagaaatgatGACGTTATCCAAATTATACAGTgatgtaatatatacatgcccaaaatgtaatatagatttaatgattttaataagaaGTAATCATGAAGATGATTGtaattatacatttcaaatttcactggttattgtaaatatacaatCATCAATACAAGATGAAGCATATAAAGGAGATACAATGGAACTTGTTAATGGAGCCTATAGGAAGGAATCAAATGTGGAAAATGAACTACAGGAATCTTTGTTGAATCAAGAAATAGCCAGTGATATTATCCATGAAAAACCAAGTACCAACAAAATATGTGGAACTTTGCCAGTATCACAAAAAGGCATTACATttcaaaagagaaagatattgcatcaaaaaggaagaaaaaagaagattagaaaaaacaaaaaaacaactGCTAAGGATATTTGCACCAAAGAGAAAGACTATAAGATGGATACAAATGAGACAAGTGCCAATGAAGCCACAAACGCTGCCGAAAAGGAGGAAAGTGCTGTAAATTGTAGTCTCTGTGGAGAATCGATAACAATAGATTTAGATCCAGATGCTATTAATGATCTGATAACATGCGCCGCCTGCGAGGACTCCACTCTATCATTGATGGTTGATGGATATGAAGCGAAAGCGATTTCCCGGCGGCAATATCAATGTTCGATGTGTCCTAAACGTTTCATACGCAAGGAGAGACTCGAATTCCATGAGATGCGACATAATGAAAACATGAACGAGTTTGTCTGCAGTACATGCAACAACGAATTTAGTGCGGAGAACTCTTTGTATGAACATTACCTCTTTGTGCACAAAGGTGCCAGACCGCATATTTGCGAGCTATGCGGAAAGTCTTATCAAATCAAAGCCCGATTGAAGGAACATCTTCGAACGCATACAGGCGAGAAACCTTATCAGTGCAACGTATGTGGTCTGCGTTGTATGACTGTTAATGCACTGAAGGGTCACAGGAAAAGTCATTTCTCCAACAATCGACATATTTGTAACATATGCAACAAATCGTATAGTAAAAAGCAGAACATGAACGAGCATCTGGAGAAACATTGGAAGATGGACAAGAACATATCATTACCTCGATTGTTTACGTGTCCTTTGTGCAATGAGGGTTTGCCGACATATCGCCTTCTCAAGAACCACATGTCGGAATTACATCAGATTGGTCGTAAAGATCCTTTAGTAACAAGTCAGCAACCATTGCACGAGTGCAACGAATGTAATGAGAAATTCAAGCATCAAATGTCGCTCAAGGcacacaaagaaaaagtaCATGAAGGCAGAACAAACCCGACATTTGAATGCGACATATGCAAAGCCACATTTAGGATCAAGCAGATGCTGATAACTCACATCAAGAACAAGCATGGCGGTGAAAAGCGGTACAAATGCGCTCAATGCGGCAAAGGATTTAGTGGCACCAAGTCTCTGTACAATCACATTTTACTGCACACTGGTAGAAAGCCATACTCGTGTGAGTATTGTGATATGAGTTTTAGACGAAAAGACTCCAGGGATCTTCATCGTCGGAAGCATACGAATGAACAGCCTTTCCAGTGCCAAGATTGTGACCAGTCATTCTCCACCTACAATAATCGCTCAAAACACCGCAAGAAGGAACACGGAGAGGGTATAACCGAGAAATGTCCAGAATGTAGAGAAAAATACAACAGTCAGCAGGAAGTCAGAATTCATCTGAACAAACATCTCGGCGAAAAGTTGAATGAATTATTGCGAATAACACGATGCGTTTCACGAACTGgagtaaaataa
- the LOC105668805 gene encoding enolase-phosphatase E1-like isoform X1 encodes MAGEKRSQDQDETLLARTVLVDIEGTTTSISFVKETLFPYVRQNLKNYIETKWEVEEFKQDYEKLKEQAKKDEEDKLDGFVAIAGDKPEEEKDSLLKNILWQMDNDRKTGALKQLQGHMWREAYETGAVKAHVYEDVPKAFELWTNDARKIYVYSSGSVEAQKLLFGHSINGDLLKYFSGFFDTEVGAKQECDSYKNILSKIDEKPSNVVFLTDVVKEAAAAKEAGISTVIVVREGNAALTDEEKLTYTTIKSFLDLTFQTSTKRQKLETTDEKVDEGTTGNSEPMDTSEDVEMTDVSDKKVEKNDAKETIKSEEAECAKKQLSEDASTSAAQKEEPVAIEKDSSNSERETPTTESNDAKSKDKIEDTSSSEGAKQTMKDGAATLAKKDSDKVTPEKTEDNLDVAATEVTPDDSMDVSVPETVSKSENTSTSSEKKTEDSIDVAKDAQAEVADKTQKVESNEKVDDGPQSQTSDKNDKPEESLKTEKEEVKEKSKIVSGTSESKDILAKSEQEEVTKMETTAAENGEITEPAVEKTTVPPKVTDTEATTSTTDVKKEATTETPVEKSLETVAESEKADEKTPQGIKAEETVATDAEKRENEPTKDAMKEEEAAAAAVKEENVVDAKDKNTVDSEKQKLNGTTQNGDTDVPVLDGKLHSNGLNEGSSKETTSKEAAAQNGEPESSSENSAESIKVKKVVDSTVADGAGEPDVVPPVVVAATS; translated from the exons ATGGCCGGGGAAAAGCGCAGCCAGGATCAAGATGAGACCTTACTCGCGAGGACGGTGCTCGTCGACATCGAGGGCACCACCACGAGCATCAGCTTCGTAAAG GAAACCCTCTTCCCCTATGTGCGtcagaatttgaaaaattatattgaaacaaaatggGAGGTTGAGGAGTTCAAACAAGACTATGAAAAGTTAAAGGAGCAG GCAAAGAAGGATGAGGAAGATAAATTAGATGGCTTTGTAGCGATTGCTGGTGATAAGCCtgaagaagagaaagattcgcttttaaaaaacattctgTGGCAAATGGATAACGATCGTAAAACAGGCGCGTTGAAACAATTGCAAGGACATATGTGGCGTGAAGCATATGAAACAGGCGCAGTTAAAGCTCA TGTTTATGAAGATGTTCCGAAAGCATTTGAATTATGGACGAACGatgcgagaaaaatatatgtttactCAAGCGGTAGTGTTGAAGCGCAAAAGCTCCTTTTTGGACATTCTATAAATGGCGATTTGCTGAAG TATTTCAGTGGTTTCTTTGATACAGAAGTAGGTGCCAAGCAAGAATGTGATAGctataaaaacatattaagtaaaattgacGAGAAACCATCTAATGTTGTTTTTCTTACTGATGTTGTAAAAG AAGCCGCAGCTGCCAAGGAAGCAGGTATATCAACAGTTATTGTAGTACGTGAGGGTAATGCCGCTTTGACTGATGAAGAAAAACTTACATATACGACTATTAAATCGTTCTTGGATTTGACATTTCAAACATCTACGAAACGGCAAAAGTTAGAAACAACGGATGAAAAAGTTGACGAAGGTACGACTGGCAACAGTGAACCAATGGATACTTCTGAAGATGTAGAAATGACTGACGTCAGCGATAAAAAAGTCGAAAAAAACGATGCGAAGGAAACGATTAAATCGGAAGAAGCGGAATGTGCAAAGAAGCAACTATCAGAAGATGCTTCGACTTCCGCGGCGCAAAAGGAAGAACCAGTGGCGATTGAAAAAGATTCTTCAAATTCTGAACGTGAGACTCCGACTACAGAATCAAATGATGCCAAATCTAAGGATAAGATTGAAGATACAAGTTCCTCTGAAGGTGCGAAGCAGACTATGAAGGATGGCGCTGCGACGTTAGCCAAAAAAGACAGCGATAAAGTCACACCAGAAAAGACTGAAGATAACTTAGATGTAGCCGCAACTGAAGTTACTCCCGATGACTCCATGGATGTATCTGTGCCAGAGACTGTGTCAAAATCTGAAAATACTTCCACGTCTTCCGAGAAAAAGACTGAAGACTCCATAGACGTTGCGAAAGATGCCCAGGCTGAAGTAGCCGATAAAACTCAAAAGGTTGAAAGTAACGAAAAGGTAGATGACGGACCGCAGTCACAAACTAGTGACAAAAATGATAAACCTGAAGAAAGCTTGAAAACGGAAAAGGAGGAggttaaagaaaaatcaaagatTGTTTCCGGCACGTCTGAAAGCAAGGATATTTTAGCAAAGAGTGAACAAGAAGAAGTAACAAAAATGGAAACAACTGCGGCAGAAAATGGTGAGATTACAGAGCCAGCTGTGGAAAAAACCACAGTACCGCCAAAGGTAACAGACACGGAAGCAACAACCAGTACGACAGAtgttaaaaaagaagcaaCGACTGAAACACCCGTGGAGAAAAGTTTGGAAACAGTCGCAGAATCCGAAAAGGCGGATGAAAAGACGCCCCAAGGCATAAAAGCGGAGGAAACGGTAGCAACTGATGCTGAGAAACGTGAAAACGAACCTACGAAGGATGCAATGAAGGAAGAGgaggcggcggcagcggcagtGAAAGAAGAGAATGTGGTAGACGCGAAGGACAAAAATACAGTGGACTCGGAAAAGCAAAAGCTTAACGGAACCACGCAAAACGGAGATACAGATGTGCCAGTGTTGGATGGCAAATTACATAGTAACGGACTGAACGAAGGGTCATCGAAGGAGACGACGAGCAAGGAGGCGGCAGCGCAAAACGGTGAGCCGGAAAGTTCGTCAGAAAATAGTGCCGAGtctataaaagttaaaaaggtCGTCGATTCCACCGTAGCTGACGGTGCCGGAGAACCCGACGTTGTTCCTCCTGTAGTTGTAGCGGCGACGTCTTAA
- the LOC105668805 gene encoding enolase-phosphatase E1-like isoform X2, translating to MAGEKRSQDQDETLLARTVLVDIEGTTTSISFVKETLFPYVRQNLKNYIETKWEVEEFKQDYEKLKEQAKKDEEDKLDGFVAIAGDKPEEEKDSLLKNILWQMDNDRKTGALKQLQGHMWREAYETGAVKAHVYEDVPKAFELWTNDARKIYVYSSGSVEAQKLLFGHSINGDLLKYFSGFFDTEVGAKQECDSYKNILSKIDEKPSNVVFLTDVVKEAAAAKEAGISTVIVVREGNAALTDEEKLTYTTIKSFLDLTFQTSTKRQKLETTDEKVDEGTTGNSEPMDTSEDVEMTDVSDKKVEKNDAKETIKSEEAECAKKQLSEDASTSAAQKEEPVAIEKDSSNSERETPTTESNDAKSKDKIEDTSSSEGAKQTMKDGAATLAKKDSDKVTPEKTEDNLDVAATEVTPDDSMDVSVPETVSKSENTSTSSEKKTEDSIDVAKDAQAEVADKTQKVESNEKVDDGPQSQTSDKNDKPEESLKTEKEEVKEKSKIVSGTSESKDILAKSEQEEVTKMETTAAENGEITEPAVEKTTVPPKVTDTEATTSTTDVKKEATTETPVEKSLETVAESEKADEKTPQGIKAEETVATDAEKRENEPTKDAMKEEEAAAAAVKEENVVDAKDKNTVDSEKQKLNGTTQNGDTDVPVLDGKLHSNGLNEGSSKETTSKEAAAQNDSRNAYRNGEAGWYSFKEKSRHKRLETILATSS from the exons ATGGCCGGGGAAAAGCGCAGCCAGGATCAAGATGAGACCTTACTCGCGAGGACGGTGCTCGTCGACATCGAGGGCACCACCACGAGCATCAGCTTCGTAAAG GAAACCCTCTTCCCCTATGTGCGtcagaatttgaaaaattatattgaaacaaaatggGAGGTTGAGGAGTTCAAACAAGACTATGAAAAGTTAAAGGAGCAG GCAAAGAAGGATGAGGAAGATAAATTAGATGGCTTTGTAGCGATTGCTGGTGATAAGCCtgaagaagagaaagattcgcttttaaaaaacattctgTGGCAAATGGATAACGATCGTAAAACAGGCGCGTTGAAACAATTGCAAGGACATATGTGGCGTGAAGCATATGAAACAGGCGCAGTTAAAGCTCA TGTTTATGAAGATGTTCCGAAAGCATTTGAATTATGGACGAACGatgcgagaaaaatatatgtttactCAAGCGGTAGTGTTGAAGCGCAAAAGCTCCTTTTTGGACATTCTATAAATGGCGATTTGCTGAAG TATTTCAGTGGTTTCTTTGATACAGAAGTAGGTGCCAAGCAAGAATGTGATAGctataaaaacatattaagtaaaattgacGAGAAACCATCTAATGTTGTTTTTCTTACTGATGTTGTAAAAG AAGCCGCAGCTGCCAAGGAAGCAGGTATATCAACAGTTATTGTAGTACGTGAGGGTAATGCCGCTTTGACTGATGAAGAAAAACTTACATATACGACTATTAAATCGTTCTTGGATTTGACATTTCAAACATCTACGAAACGGCAAAAGTTAGAAACAACGGATGAAAAAGTTGACGAAGGTACGACTGGCAACAGTGAACCAATGGATACTTCTGAAGATGTAGAAATGACTGACGTCAGCGATAAAAAAGTCGAAAAAAACGATGCGAAGGAAACGATTAAATCGGAAGAAGCGGAATGTGCAAAGAAGCAACTATCAGAAGATGCTTCGACTTCCGCGGCGCAAAAGGAAGAACCAGTGGCGATTGAAAAAGATTCTTCAAATTCTGAACGTGAGACTCCGACTACAGAATCAAATGATGCCAAATCTAAGGATAAGATTGAAGATACAAGTTCCTCTGAAGGTGCGAAGCAGACTATGAAGGATGGCGCTGCGACGTTAGCCAAAAAAGACAGCGATAAAGTCACACCAGAAAAGACTGAAGATAACTTAGATGTAGCCGCAACTGAAGTTACTCCCGATGACTCCATGGATGTATCTGTGCCAGAGACTGTGTCAAAATCTGAAAATACTTCCACGTCTTCCGAGAAAAAGACTGAAGACTCCATAGACGTTGCGAAAGATGCCCAGGCTGAAGTAGCCGATAAAACTCAAAAGGTTGAAAGTAACGAAAAGGTAGATGACGGACCGCAGTCACAAACTAGTGACAAAAATGATAAACCTGAAGAAAGCTTGAAAACGGAAAAGGAGGAggttaaagaaaaatcaaagatTGTTTCCGGCACGTCTGAAAGCAAGGATATTTTAGCAAAGAGTGAACAAGAAGAAGTAACAAAAATGGAAACAACTGCGGCAGAAAATGGTGAGATTACAGAGCCAGCTGTGGAAAAAACCACAGTACCGCCAAAGGTAACAGACACGGAAGCAACAACCAGTACGACAGAtgttaaaaaagaagcaaCGACTGAAACACCCGTGGAGAAAAGTTTGGAAACAGTCGCAGAATCCGAAAAGGCGGATGAAAAGACGCCCCAAGGCATAAAAGCGGAGGAAACGGTAGCAACTGATGCTGAGAAACGTGAAAACGAACCTACGAAGGATGCAATGAAGGAAGAGgaggcggcggcagcggcagtGAAAGAAGAGAATGTGGTAGACGCGAAGGACAAAAATACAGTGGACTCGGAAAAGCAAAAGCTTAACGGAACCACGCAAAACGGAGATACAGATGTGCCAGTGTTGGATGGCAAATTACATAGTAACGGACTGAACGAAGGGTCATCGAAGGAGACGACGAGCAAGGAGGCGGCAGCGCAAAACG